The proteins below come from a single Kosakonia sp. SMBL-WEM22 genomic window:
- the alkA gene encoding DNA-3-methyladenine glycosylase 2 — protein MYTLHWQPPYDWAWMLRFLGARAVAGIEEVSETRYVRSYAFGDHRGIITAEPDEKSATLKVTLSEGLEPIAEHCLQRLERLFDLACEPKRINTLLGELAAARPGLRLPGSVDPFEQAVRAVLGQLVSVAMAAKLTAKVAHRYGEVMDEAPGFITFPTAQQIAAADAQVLKSLGMPLKRAEALITLARAACDGTFPLQTPDDVEQGVKTLLNYPGIGRWTANYFALRGWQAKDIFLPDDYAIKQRFAGMTPAQTRRYAERWQPFRSYALLHIWFTQDWSPEP, from the coding sequence ATGTACACACTGCACTGGCAGCCGCCTTATGACTGGGCGTGGATGTTAAGATTTTTAGGCGCGCGCGCCGTCGCGGGCATAGAAGAGGTGAGCGAGACACGTTATGTGCGCTCCTACGCTTTTGGTGACCATCGCGGAATTATCACCGCTGAACCGGATGAGAAAAGCGCGACGCTGAAGGTCACCTTAAGTGAGGGGCTTGAGCCGATTGCCGAACACTGTTTGCAGCGTCTGGAGAGGTTATTTGATCTCGCCTGCGAGCCGAAGCGTATCAATACGCTGTTGGGCGAGCTTGCAGCCGCGCGCCCCGGTCTGCGGCTGCCCGGCTCAGTCGATCCCTTTGAGCAGGCGGTGCGCGCGGTGCTCGGGCAACTGGTGAGCGTGGCGATGGCGGCAAAGCTGACGGCGAAAGTCGCACACCGTTATGGTGAGGTGATGGATGAAGCACCGGGTTTTATTACGTTTCCCACCGCGCAACAGATTGCCGCCGCTGATGCACAGGTGCTGAAGAGCCTCGGGATGCCGCTAAAACGCGCCGAGGCATTGATTACCCTTGCCAGGGCTGCCTGTGACGGCACCTTTCCGCTACAGACGCCGGATGATGTGGAGCAGGGGGTAAAAACGCTGCTGAACTATCCGGGGATTGGGCGCTGGACGGCGAACTACTTTGCGCTGCGCGGCTGGCAGGCGAAAGATATCTTCTTGCCGGACGATTACGCCATTAAGCAGCGTTTTGCCGGCATGACGCCTGCGCAGACGCGCCGATATGCCGAGCGCTGGCAGCCGTTTCGCTCGTATGCGCTGCTGCATATCTGGTTTACGCAGGACTGGTCGCCCGAGCCGTAA
- the dcd gene encoding dCTP deaminase — MRLCDRDIEAWMNEGRLAINPRPPVERINGATVDVRLGNKFRTFSGHTAAFIDLSGPKQEVTAALDRVMSDEIVLADGEAFFLHPGELALAVTYESVTLPADLVGWLDGRSSLARLGLMVHVTAHRIDPGWSGCIVLEFYNSGKLPLALRPGMLIGALSFEPLSGPAERPYNRREDAKYRDQQGAVASRIDKD, encoded by the coding sequence ATGCGTCTTTGTGACCGCGATATCGAAGCCTGGATGAATGAGGGCCGACTCGCAATAAACCCGCGTCCGCCGGTAGAACGAATTAATGGCGCGACGGTGGATGTCCGTCTGGGCAACAAATTCCGCACATTCAGTGGTCACACCGCCGCATTTATCGATTTGAGCGGGCCGAAGCAGGAAGTGACTGCTGCCCTCGATCGGGTGATGAGTGATGAGATTGTCCTCGCCGACGGCGAAGCCTTTTTCCTCCATCCGGGTGAGCTGGCCTTGGCGGTGACCTATGAGTCCGTCACTCTGCCGGCAGACCTCGTCGGTTGGCTTGATGGCCGCTCGTCGCTTGCGCGATTAGGGCTGATGGTGCACGTGACCGCGCACCGTATCGATCCCGGCTGGTCTGGTTGTATCGTGCTGGAGTTCTATAATTCAGGCAAACTGCCGCTGGCTCTGCGCCCCGGCATGCTGATCGGCGCGCTGAGCTTCGAACCGCTCTCCGGCCCGGCCGAGCGCCCCTACAACCGCCGCGAAGATGCGAAGTATCGCGATCAGCAGGGTGCGGTTGCCAGCCGTATCGATAAAGACTGA
- the yegD gene encoding molecular chaperone, with translation MFIGFDYGTANCSVAVMRDNVPQLLTMENNSTLLPSMLCAPTREAVSEWLYRHHQVPATGSETQALLRRAVSFNREEDIEINPASVQFGLASLRQYVSDPEEVYFVKSPKSFLGASGLKPQQIALFEDLVCAMMLHIRKQAESQLPETIRQAVIGRPINFQGLGGDEANAQAQGILERAATRAGFEEVVFQFEPVAAGLDFEATLTEEKRVLVVDIGGGTTDCSLILMGPQWREKADRSASLLGHSGCRVGGNDLDIALAFKNLMPLLGMGGQTEKGIALPILPWWNAVAINDVPAQTEFYSTANGRLLNDLLRDARDAEKVALLVKVWKQRLGYRLVRSAEESKIALSDTQQVTASLPFISDSLATAIDQQGLENALNQPLQRIIEQVQLALATSNETPDVIYLTGGSARSPIIKKALAETLPGITIAGGDDFGSVTAGLARWAQVVFR, from the coding sequence GTGTTTATTGGTTTTGATTACGGTACGGCAAACTGCTCGGTAGCGGTGATGCGCGATAATGTGCCACAGCTGCTGACCATGGAAAATAACAGTACCTTACTGCCATCAATGCTCTGCGCGCCGACGCGCGAAGCGGTGAGCGAGTGGCTTTATCGCCACCATCAAGTCCCGGCCACGGGGAGTGAAACCCAGGCGCTGCTGCGCCGGGCGGTGAGCTTCAACCGCGAAGAGGATATTGAAATTAATCCCGCCAGCGTTCAGTTCGGCCTTGCTTCGCTGCGCCAGTATGTGAGCGATCCGGAAGAGGTCTACTTCGTTAAATCACCGAAGTCATTTCTCGGTGCCAGCGGCCTGAAGCCGCAGCAGATCGCGCTGTTTGAAGATCTGGTCTGCGCCATGATGCTGCATATTCGCAAGCAGGCAGAGAGCCAGTTGCCGGAGACGATTCGCCAGGCCGTAATTGGTCGCCCCATTAACTTCCAGGGGCTCGGCGGCGATGAGGCTAACGCTCAGGCGCAGGGTATTCTTGAACGCGCTGCAACGCGCGCAGGCTTCGAAGAGGTGGTGTTCCAGTTCGAACCGGTCGCCGCAGGGCTTGATTTTGAAGCGACACTCACTGAAGAGAAGCGTGTGCTGGTGGTCGACATTGGCGGCGGTACCACCGACTGCTCGCTGATCCTGATGGGGCCGCAGTGGCGCGAGAAAGCGGATCGCAGCGCCAGCCTGCTCGGCCATAGCGGCTGCCGCGTTGGCGGGAACGATCTCGACATCGCGCTGGCGTTCAAAAACCTGATGCCGCTGCTCGGCATGGGCGGACAGACGGAAAAAGGCATTGCGCTGCCGATCCTGCCGTGGTGGAACGCGGTGGCAATCAACGATGTTCCGGCACAGACAGAGTTCTACAGCACGGCAAACGGCCGCCTGTTAAACGATCTGCTGCGCGATGCGCGCGACGCCGAGAAGGTCGCCCTGCTGGTGAAAGTATGGAAGCAGCGCCTTGGCTACCGGCTGGTGCGCAGCGCGGAAGAGAGCAAAATCGCCCTCTCCGATACGCAGCAGGTGACCGCTTCACTGCCGTTTATCAGCGACAGCCTCGCCACTGCCATCGATCAGCAGGGGCTGGAAAATGCCCTTAACCAGCCGCTGCAGCGCATTATTGAGCAGGTTCAGCTGGCGCTGGCAACCAGTAATGAGACGCCGGATGTGATCTACTTAACCGGCGGCAGCGCCCGCTCACCGATTATCAAAAAAGCGCTGGC
- a CDS encoding diguanylate cyclase, with amino-acid sequence MKKHYQHVLVTTPHPVLRLLSLGLLSFLFTLFSLELIRFGTIIAPLWFPTAIMTVAFYRHAGKMWPGIALACALGNVAATVALFSPSFVDLRYTLVNIIEAVAGAILLRKLLPSYNPLKNLADWIRLAIGSVLIPPLIGGVLICLLVPTENLLRTFIIWVVSEAIGALALVPLGLLFKPHYLLRHRNPKLLLETLVTLTLTLLLSWLALHYLPWPFTAVIVLLMWSAVRLPRMEAFLVYLATVMVASLVLAIDPGVVTSSKSSVMMNAPWLPFLMILLPVHVMTMVMYAFRTERKHIIESEARFRNAMEYSAIGMALVGTEGQWLQANKALCQFLGYSQEELRLMTFQQLTWPEDLARDMAQLAQLVRGDIPSYSMEKRYYTRNGDLVWGLLAVSVVRHANGSPLYFIAQVEDINDLKQTEWVNKRLMERITLANEAGGIGIWEWELEPDIISWDKRMFEMYEVPAHLKPTWQLWYERIVPEDRPETERVIRDALASRIAFKLEFRIAVKDGIRHIRSLANRVLNKQGEVERLLGVSMDMTEVKQLNEALYQEKERLHITLDSIGEAVLCTDVAMKVTFMNPVAEKMSGWSQESAIGQPLLKVLHITFGDSGPVLENIHSGDMSRTDIEQDVVLHCRAGGSFDIHYTITPLSTLDGQNIGSVLVIQDVTESRKMLRQLSYSASHDALTHLANRVSFEAHLKRLLSTVQEFHQRHALVFIDLDRFKAVNDTAGHAAGDTLLREISTLMLSLLRSTDILARLGGDEFGLLLPECNVESARYIAGRMIEAINDYHFSWEGREHRIGASAGITIIDEYNHQASEVMSQADIACYASKHSGRGRVTVYEPKQDLMQQERSMMSLEEQWRIIKENHLLMIARGVASPRVPEACNFWLLSLRLWTSEGEVMEEHAFRASLHEPELIRALDQRVFHEFFHKHAAAITAKGLGVALPLSVHGLASSNLVDELLLMLESGPMPGRLLHLVIPADALVREGHNRIENLRRLRQAGCRIILSRVGHDLEVFERITPHMADYLLLEPEMVSNVHGNLMDEMMVTIIQGHAQRLGLKSIAGPTHQPMIMDTLSGIGIDLIYGDTISQAHPLDLMLNTSYFAIN; translated from the coding sequence ATGAAAAAACACTACCAACACGTTTTGGTTACCACACCACATCCTGTGCTGAGGCTGTTAAGTCTTGGGCTGCTGTCGTTTCTCTTCACGCTCTTCTCCCTTGAGCTGATTCGATTTGGCACCATCATTGCGCCGCTCTGGTTTCCCACAGCAATTATGACCGTGGCGTTTTATCGCCATGCCGGCAAAATGTGGCCAGGTATTGCCCTCGCCTGCGCACTGGGCAACGTTGCTGCCACCGTCGCACTCTTTTCGCCGTCGTTTGTCGATTTGCGCTATACCCTGGTCAATATTATTGAAGCCGTCGCAGGCGCGATCCTGCTGCGCAAGCTGCTGCCCTCTTACAATCCGCTAAAAAATCTCGCTGACTGGATACGCCTCGCCATTGGCAGCGTACTTATACCGCCGCTGATTGGCGGGGTACTTATCTGCCTGCTGGTGCCGACGGAAAACCTGCTACGCACCTTTATTATCTGGGTAGTTTCTGAGGCGATCGGCGCGCTGGCGCTGGTGCCGCTCGGCCTGCTCTTCAAACCACACTACCTGCTGCGCCATCGCAACCCGAAACTTCTGCTGGAAACGCTGGTCACCCTAACTCTGACGCTGCTGCTGAGCTGGCTGGCGCTGCACTATCTGCCGTGGCCCTTTACCGCCGTGATTGTGCTGCTAATGTGGAGCGCAGTGCGCCTGCCGCGCATGGAAGCTTTCTTAGTTTATCTCGCAACAGTGATGGTCGCCTCGCTGGTGCTTGCCATCGATCCCGGCGTCGTCACCTCATCGAAAAGCAGTGTGATGATGAACGCACCCTGGCTGCCATTTTTGATGATCCTTCTGCCAGTGCATGTCATGACGATGGTGATGTACGCCTTTCGCACCGAGCGCAAGCACATCATCGAGAGCGAGGCGCGTTTTCGTAACGCCATGGAGTATTCGGCCATCGGCATGGCGCTGGTCGGTACCGAGGGGCAGTGGCTGCAGGCTAACAAAGCGCTGTGCCAGTTTCTCGGCTACAGCCAGGAGGAGCTGCGTCTGATGACCTTCCAGCAGCTCACCTGGCCGGAAGATCTCGCCCGCGATATGGCGCAGCTGGCGCAGCTGGTGCGCGGTGATATTCCCAGCTACTCGATGGAGAAACGTTACTACACGCGTAACGGCGACCTGGTATGGGGGCTGCTGGCAGTCTCGGTGGTGCGTCACGCCAATGGCTCGCCGCTCTACTTTATTGCCCAGGTTGAAGATATCAACGATCTGAAACAGACCGAATGGGTTAACAAACGGCTGATGGAGCGCATTACCCTTGCCAACGAAGCGGGCGGTATCGGCATCTGGGAGTGGGAGCTGGAGCCGGACATCATCAGCTGGGATAAACGGATGTTTGAGATGTATGAAGTGCCAGCCCATCTCAAACCGACCTGGCAGTTGTGGTACGAACGCATTGTGCCGGAAGACAGGCCAGAAACCGAGCGGGTGATCCGTGATGCGCTGGCGTCGCGAATCGCGTTCAAGCTCGAGTTTCGTATTGCCGTAAAAGATGGCATCCGCCATATTCGCTCGCTGGCGAACCGCGTGCTTAATAAGCAGGGCGAGGTCGAACGGCTGCTCGGCGTCAGTATGGATATGACGGAGGTAAAGCAGCTTAACGAGGCGCTGTACCAGGAGAAGGAGCGGCTGCACATCACCCTCGACTCCATCGGCGAAGCGGTGCTCTGCACCGATGTCGCAATGAAAGTGACCTTTATGAATCCGGTTGCCGAGAAGATGAGCGGCTGGTCGCAGGAGAGCGCCATCGGTCAGCCTCTGCTGAAGGTGCTACACATCACTTTTGGCGATAGCGGCCCGGTACTGGAAAATATTCACAGTGGGGATATGTCGCGCACAGATATTGAACAGGACGTAGTGCTGCACTGCCGCGCGGGCGGTAGCTTCGACATTCACTACACCATTACCCCGCTCAGCACCCTCGACGGGCAGAATATCGGCTCGGTGCTGGTGATTCAGGATGTGACCGAGTCGCGCAAAATGCTGCGCCAGCTGAGCTACAGCGCCTCGCACGATGCCCTCACACACCTGGCGAACCGCGTCAGCTTCGAGGCGCATCTTAAACGCCTGCTTTCAACGGTGCAGGAGTTCCATCAACGTCATGCGCTGGTGTTTATCGATCTCGACCGCTTCAAAGCGGTCAACGATACTGCCGGGCATGCTGCCGGCGATACGCTACTACGGGAAATCTCAACACTGATGCTCAGCCTGCTGCGCTCAACGGACATTCTTGCCCGCCTCGGCGGCGACGAATTTGGGTTGCTGCTGCCGGAGTGTAATGTTGAAAGCGCGCGTTATATCGCCGGTCGTATGATTGAAGCTATCAATGACTATCACTTTAGCTGGGAAGGCCGCGAGCACCGTATCGGTGCCAGTGCCGGGATCACGATTATTGATGAGTACAACCATCAGGCTTCCGAGGTGATGTCGCAGGCCGATATCGCCTGCTACGCCTCGAAACACAGTGGACGTGGCCGTGTGACGGTCTATGAACCGAAGCAGGACCTGATGCAGCAGGAGCGCTCAATGATGTCGCTGGAGGAGCAGTGGCGCATCATTAAAGAGAACCATCTGCTGATGATTGCGCGCGGCGTCGCCTCGCCGCGTGTGCCAGAGGCGTGCAACTTCTGGCTACTCTCCCTGCGTTTATGGACCAGTGAAGGAGAAGTGATGGAGGAGCATGCGTTTCGCGCCAGCCTCCACGAGCCGGAGCTGATTCGCGCCCTCGACCAACGCGTCTTCCATGAGTTTTTCCATAAGCATGCTGCGGCTATCACCGCCAAAGGGTTGGGCGTCGCTCTGCCCCTCTCAGTACATGGGTTGGCAAGCAGCAACCTGGTGGATGAGCTGTTATTGATGCTGGAGAGCGGTCCGATGCCGGGACGTCTGCTGCATCTGGTGATCCCGGCAGATGCGCTGGTCCGGGAGGGCCATAACCGGATTGAGAACCTCAGACGCCTGCGGCAGGCGGGTTGTCGCATTATCCTCAGCCGTGTCGGACACGATCTGGAGGTGTTCGAGCGTATTACGCCGCATATGGCTGATTATCTGCTGCTGGAGCCGGAGATGGTCTCCAATGTCCATGGCAATTTGATGGATGAGATGATGGTGACCATCATTCAGGGACATGCTCAGCGCCTTGGGCTGAAGAGCATCGCCGGACCAACGCATCAGCCAATGATCATGGACACCCTCTCCGGTATCGGTATTGATCTGATCTATGGCGATACTATCTCCCAGGCACATCCGCTGGATTTGATGCTCAATACCAGCTATTTCGCCATCAACTAA
- the asmA gene encoding outer membrane assembly protein AsmA codes for MRRVLTTLMILLVVLIAGLSALVLLVNPNDFRAYMVRQVEARSGYQLQLDGPLRWHVWPQLSILSGRMSLTAPGAQTPVVKADNMRLDVNLLPLLSHQLHVKQVMLKGAVIQLTPETQAKVDKDAPVAPRENTLPQAEEDRGWSWDISSLQIADSVLVLQHEDDEQVTVRDIRLQMEQDDRHQAALEFSGRINRNQRDLTLALRANVDAHDYPHNLSAVVNNVKWQLRGGDIPSQGIEGEGELQAQWQGEQQRLALNALKLRANDSVLTGNGSVTFGTLPVWALDLQFDNLNLDNLLPSQNSAAGNSAPNQQGVAQSRPPRPVIANSADVPHFNGLRDFTAQVGITAKAVRWRGMQFADVSGQFNNNAGLLAIPTLQGKMGAGQISLPGQLDVRRDASRAVFQPRLENVEIGDILKAFNYPIALTGRLSMAGDFSGPSIDADEFRRLWQGEAHVELKNSRMEGLNFQQLVQQAVARSTDVQTQEKYDTATRLDSFSSDLALKAGQMTLSNMQGSSPLITLTGEGKMDLVKEQADTRFNIQVLSGWQGESELIDFLKTTPIPLRVYGSWQALNYTLQVDQLLRKHLQDEAKRRLSDWADRNKDKQSSKDVKKLLEKM; via the coding sequence ATGAGAAGAGTGTTAACCACGCTGATGATTCTGTTGGTCGTGCTGATTGCCGGCCTGTCAGCGTTGGTGTTGCTGGTCAACCCCAACGATTTCCGTGCTTATATGGTGCGTCAGGTTGAGGCCCGCAGTGGTTATCAGTTACAGCTTGATGGCCCATTGCGCTGGCACGTCTGGCCGCAGCTCAGCATTCTCTCAGGGCGTATGAGCTTAACCGCGCCGGGCGCGCAGACGCCGGTGGTGAAAGCGGACAATATGCGCCTCGACGTCAATCTCCTGCCTCTGCTTTCCCACCAGCTGCATGTTAAGCAGGTAATGTTAAAAGGCGCGGTGATCCAGCTCACGCCCGAAACTCAGGCCAAAGTGGATAAAGATGCGCCGGTCGCGCCGCGTGAAAATACGCTGCCGCAGGCGGAAGAGGATCGCGGCTGGTCGTGGGATATCAGCAGTTTACAGATAGCGGACAGCGTGCTGGTGTTACAGCATGAGGATGATGAGCAGGTAACGGTACGCGATATCCGGCTGCAGATGGAGCAGGATGACAGGCACCAGGCGGCGCTGGAGTTTTCCGGGCGCATCAACCGCAATCAACGTGATTTAACCCTGGCGCTACGCGCTAATGTCGATGCCCACGACTATCCGCATAACCTCTCTGCGGTGGTGAATAACGTCAAGTGGCAGCTGCGCGGCGGCGATATACCGTCTCAGGGGATTGAAGGCGAAGGTGAGCTGCAGGCGCAGTGGCAGGGCGAACAGCAACGGCTGGCGCTGAACGCGTTGAAGCTGCGCGCCAATGACAGCGTCCTGACCGGCAATGGCAGCGTGACCTTCGGTACTTTACCTGTCTGGGCGCTGGATCTGCAGTTTGATAATCTCAATCTCGATAACCTGTTGCCCTCGCAGAATAGCGCGGCGGGTAACAGTGCGCCGAATCAACAGGGCGTCGCGCAAAGCCGCCCGCCGCGTCCGGTAATTGCTAACAGCGCCGATGTGCCGCATTTCAATGGCCTGCGCGATTTCACCGCCCAGGTGGGGATCACTGCAAAAGCGGTGCGCTGGCGTGGGATGCAGTTTGCTGATGTCAGCGGGCAGTTCAATAACAATGCAGGCCTGCTAGCCATTCCAACTCTGCAGGGCAAGATGGGCGCCGGGCAGATCTCTCTACCGGGGCAGTTGGATGTGCGCCGCGATGCATCGCGTGCGGTGTTCCAGCCGCGTCTCGAAAATGTCGAGATAGGGGACATTCTTAAAGCCTTTAATTACCCCATCGCGCTTACCGGCCGCCTCTCGATGGCAGGTGATTTTTCCGGCCCGAGCATTGATGCCGACGAGTTTCGTCGCCTTTGGCAAGGCGAGGCGCACGTTGAGCTGAAAAATAGCCGCATGGAAGGGCTCAACTTCCAGCAGCTGGTGCAGCAGGCGGTGGCGCGCAGTACCGATGTGCAGACGCAGGAAAAATATGACACGGCGACGCGGCTCGACAGCTTTAGCAGCGATCTGGCGCTGAAAGCGGGACAGATGACGCTGAGCAATATGCAGGGCAGCTCGCCGCTGATTACCCTTACCGGTGAAGGCAAAATGGATCTGGTCAAGGAGCAGGCTGATACCCGCTTTAACATCCAGGTTTTGAGTGGGTGGCAAGGAGAGAGCGAGCTGATCGACTTCCTGAAAACGACGCCGATCCCGCTGCGTGTTTATGGGTCATGGCAGGCGCTGAATTACACTTTGCAGGTTGATCAGCTGCTGCGTAAGCATCTGCAGGATGAGGCCAAACGTCGCCTGAGCGACTGGGCCGATCGCAATAAGGATAAGCAGAGCAGCAAAGATGTGAAGAAGCTGCTTGAGAAGATGTAA
- the udk gene encoding uridine kinase: MTDQSHQCVIIGIAGASASGKSLIASTLYRELREQVGDEHIGVIPEDSYYKDQSHLSMEERVKTNYDHPSAMDHSLLFQHLQSLKRGESIELPVYSYVEHTRTAETIRIEAKKVIILEGILLLTDSRLRDEMNFSIFVDTPLDICLMRRIKRDVNERGRSMDSVMAQYQKTVRPMFLQFIEPSKQYADIIVPRGGKNRIAIDILKAKISQFFE, translated from the coding sequence ATGACTGATCAGTCACATCAGTGCGTCATCATCGGCATCGCCGGCGCATCTGCTTCAGGTAAAAGTCTTATTGCCAGTACGCTTTACCGCGAGTTACGCGAGCAGGTGGGTGATGAACACATTGGCGTTATTCCCGAAGACAGCTACTACAAAGATCAAAGCCATCTGTCGATGGAAGAGCGTGTTAAAACCAACTATGACCATCCTAGCGCGATGGATCACAGTCTGTTATTCCAGCATCTTCAGTCGCTTAAGCGCGGCGAATCCATTGAGTTACCGGTGTACAGCTATGTTGAACATACCCGCACCGCAGAAACCATTCGTATCGAAGCCAAAAAAGTCATCATCCTGGAAGGGATCCTGCTGCTGACCGACTCACGCCTGCGCGATGAGATGAACTTCTCGATTTTTGTCGATACGCCGCTCGATATCTGCCTTATGCGCCGTATAAAACGCGACGTCAATGAACGTGGTCGTTCGATGGATTCGGTGATGGCACAGTATCAGAAAACCGTGCGTCCGATGTTCCTGCAATTTATTGAACCCTCTAAGCAGTATGCCGATATCATCGTGCCGCGCGGCGGCAAGAACCGTATCGCTATCGACATTCTGAAAGCCAAAATCAGCCAATTTTTTGAATAA
- a CDS encoding TerC family protein codes for MEWIADPSIWAGLITLVVIELVLGIDNLVFIAILAEKLPPAERDRARVTGLILAMLMRLLLLASISWLVTLTQPLFTVRDLSFSARDLIMLFGGLFLLFKATVELNERLEGKDSDNPSQRRGAKFWAVVAQIVVLDAVFSLDSVITAVGMVDHLAVMMAAVIIAISLMLMASKALTRFVNNHPTIVILCLSFLLMIGFSLVAEGFGFHIPKGYLYAAIGFSVMIESLNQLAIFNRRRFLFANHTLRQRTTKAVMRLLSGRKEDAELDAQTASMLRDSDDAQIFNPQERRMIERVLNLNQRTVSSIMTSRHDIEHIDLNAPEAEVRALLDKNQHTRIVVTGGEQEESLLGVVHILDLLQQSLHGEPLDLRVLVRQPLVFPEGLPLLQALEQFRNARTHFAFVVDEFGSVEGVVTLSDVMETIAGNLPNEVEEIDARHDIQKNSDGSWTANGHMPLEDLIQYVPLPLDDKRDYHTIAGLLMEHLQRIPAAGEEVTIGDFHLKTLEVESHRVQKVQLIPVASDVPSDEV; via the coding sequence ATGGAGTGGATTGCTGATCCATCAATCTGGGCCGGGCTGATCACATTGGTGGTCATTGAGCTGGTACTCGGTATTGATAACCTGGTTTTTATCGCCATCCTGGCGGAAAAATTACCGCCCGCAGAGCGCGATCGTGCGCGCGTGACCGGTTTGATCCTTGCCATGCTGATGCGCCTGCTGCTGCTGGCCTCCATTTCGTGGCTGGTCACGCTGACGCAACCGCTTTTTACTGTTCGCGATTTAAGCTTTAGCGCCCGCGATCTCATCATGCTCTTCGGCGGCCTGTTCCTGCTGTTCAAAGCGACGGTAGAGCTGAATGAACGGCTTGAGGGGAAAGACAGTGATAACCCCAGCCAGCGGCGCGGGGCAAAATTTTGGGCGGTCGTCGCGCAAATCGTAGTGCTTGACGCAGTCTTCTCGCTCGACTCGGTGATCACCGCCGTCGGCATGGTAGACCATCTTGCGGTGATGATGGCCGCGGTCATTATCGCCATCTCGCTGATGCTGATGGCGAGTAAGGCCCTCACCCGCTTCGTCAATAACCACCCGACGATTGTGATCCTCTGTCTCAGCTTCCTGCTGATGATTGGCTTTAGCCTGGTCGCGGAGGGCTTTGGTTTCCATATCCCGAAAGGCTATCTCTATGCAGCGATTGGCTTCTCGGTGATGATTGAGTCCCTCAATCAGCTGGCTATCTTTAACCGTCGCCGTTTCCTGTTTGCCAACCACACGCTGCGCCAGCGCACCACCAAAGCGGTAATGCGTCTGCTCAGTGGGCGTAAAGAGGATGCAGAGCTGGATGCGCAAACTGCCTCTATGCTGCGGGACAGCGACGATGCGCAGATTTTCAATCCGCAGGAGCGGCGGATGATTGAGCGCGTGCTGAACCTCAATCAGCGCACGGTAAGCAGCATCATGACTTCACGTCACGATATCGAACATATCGATCTCAACGCGCCGGAAGCGGAGGTGCGTGCCCTGCTGGATAAAAACCAGCACACACGCATTGTGGTCACCGGCGGCGAGCAGGAGGAGTCGCTGCTCGGCGTGGTGCATATTCTCGATCTGTTGCAGCAGTCCCTGCATGGTGAACCGCTGGATCTGCGCGTGCTGGTACGCCAGCCGCTGGTCTTCCCGGAAGGGCTGCCGCTGCTGCAGGCGCTGGAGCAGTTCCGCAATGCCCGAACCCACTTCGCTTTTGTCGTTGATGAGTTCGGCTCGGTGGAAGGGGTGGTGACATTAAGCGATGTGATGGAGACCATCGCCGGCAATCTGCCCAACGAGGTGGAAGAGATTGACGCCCGTCATGATATTCAGAAAAACAGCGATGGTAGCTGGACCGCCAACGGCCATATGCCGCTGGAGGATCTCATTCAGTATGTGCCCCTTCCGCTCGATGATAAACGCGATTACCACACCATCGCCGGGCTGTTAATGGAGCATTTGCAGCGTATTCCCGCCGCGGGCGAAGAGGTCACCATCGGCGATTTCCACCTGAAAACGCTGGAAGTTGAGAGCCATCGGGTGCAGAAAGTGCAGCTGATTCCCGTGGCAAGCGACGTTCCGTCAGACGAAGTGTAA
- a CDS encoding NUDIX domain-containing protein — translation MHSEQAQARIISAIPLSQDWGKLTKYTFDLRRRDGEWQRQSREVYDRGNGATILLYNRAKRSVILTRQFRLPLFVNDHAGILLEAAAGLLDELDAETRIKQEAEEETGYRLDRVEKVFEAWMSPGSVSEKLHFFIAEYDESRRTGNGGGLIEEGEDIEVVEMTFADALAAIHSGEIADGKTIMLLQHLALEGIL, via the coding sequence ATGCACTCTGAACAGGCACAAGCACGTATCATTTCGGCGATCCCGCTGTCGCAGGATTGGGGAAAGCTGACCAAATACACCTTCGATCTTCGCCGCCGCGACGGGGAGTGGCAGCGGCAGAGCCGGGAGGTGTACGACCGCGGTAATGGCGCAACGATCCTGCTCTATAACCGTGCTAAACGCAGCGTAATCCTCACCAGGCAGTTTCGCTTACCGCTGTTTGTTAACGATCATGCCGGTATTTTACTGGAAGCCGCCGCCGGGCTGCTGGATGAACTGGACGCGGAGACGCGCATAAAACAGGAGGCTGAAGAGGAGACTGGCTACCGTCTGGATCGGGTTGAAAAGGTGTTCGAAGCCTGGATGAGCCCCGGCTCGGTCAGTGAGAAGCTGCACTTTTTTATTGCTGAATATGATGAAAGCCGGCGCACCGGCAACGGCGGCGGTCTCATTGAGGAGGGGGAGGATATTGAAGTGGTGGAGATGACCTTTGCTGACGCGCTGGCCGCGATCCACAGCGGAGAGATTGCCGATGGCAAAACCATTATGCTGCTCCAGCACCTGGCCTTAGAAGGGATTCTTTAA